In the genome of Sphingobium sp. CR2-8, the window ATTCAAGGCCAACATTGACGGTGTAATTGGGTGCTCGGTTGAGCCAGTTGCCCTTGACATTGACGAAGGTCGATGTGGCAGCCGTACCGCACGCACCAAGGAATGCTGTATTGTTGCAGGTCGTGAAATCCGTATATTTGGCGCTCTGGACCATCCCTGCGGCATCGAATTTCAGACCATCTGTCAGGACTGCCTGAAATTGCGCTTCCACACCATAGATGCGAGACGCCGCTGCATTGCGGACCTGGAAGACGGACACGCCGTTGATCAGCGCGACATTCTGGACCTGGAGGTCGGAATAGTCGTAATAATATCCAGCCACATTGAGCCGTATGCGACCATTTGCCAGATCGCTTTTGATGCCGACCTCACCGCCCTTGATCTTTTCCGGATCATAAGGATTGACGGCCGTAACCTGGGAGGCGAATCCGCCAGATTTGAAGCCCTTTGAATATTGCGCGTAAGCCATGACGTCGTTTGCCAGATCGACCTGAATACCAAGCCGTGGCGTCCATGACTCGAACGAGGCCTTGGTCAAGGTCGGCGCAAGACCGGTAATCGTCGTGCCATTAGCCCGGTCTATGAAAAAAGATTGCAACGCTGACTTTTCGTCATGATTGAACCGAATGCCGGCAATCAGACGGACGCTGGGCGTTATTGAAAAAGTATGATCGGTAAAGACGGCATAGGATTTCGATTTTTGCAGGGTACTGAAACGAAGCCTCCCTGTCGAAAAAATCGTGAGATCCGTATTGATATCGGCCTTGTCGTCATAGTAGAAAAATCCCAAAATCGACTTCAGCCTGTCGTCGAAGAGACTTGCGTTCAGATTGAATTCTTGCGTGAACGTGTTGGTGTCGGTGACGAATGTCGTTGGCCCACGAAAAGGCGCGGTCGCGCTGCCGTCAGAATCGATCACCATGAACTGGTGATAATCCTGATAGGCCGTGATCGACTTGAGCGAGACCTCGTCCGTCAAATCCCAGTTGATCGTCCCGATTGCCTGATAATAGTCGCTGTCCAGCTTCGCATCGACATCCGTATAGGTTTCGTGCGCACGATAGGATTGTGGCTGACTTGCAGCGTTGATCGCTGCATTGAGCGATGGCGCAAACGGGAAAAAGGATGTCGAGGACTTGGAGCCAAGACCTATACCCTCGACAGAGACCGTCAGCCGATCGGTTGGTTTGAATTCGACCACCGCACGTCCGCCGACCACGCGATATTCTTCGAGACTGTCGCGCGGCGCATTAGCATTGAGGACTTTGGTAAAACCCTTCGACTGGTTGTCATACAGGCCGGTGATGCGCACACCAATCGTATCGCTGAGCGGCCCCGATACACTGCCCGCCACGCCATAACGATCATAATTGCCTACGCGCCCAGTGATCTCGCCTTCAAATTTGTCGCTCGGCCCGCGCAGCACGTAATTTACA includes:
- a CDS encoding TonB-dependent receptor, producing MVKAKLKIGLLTASSGLSLLALSAGAMAQDAARTDRPAVGIADIVVTAQKRSENVQDVPASVTAIGQEALELRQISSVSDLQSQVPSLVVGNLFGTNLITLRGISTGLTSGTDDPSIATHIDGAYQPRSRSIDVAMVDLERVEVLAGPQGTLYGRNATGGAVNYVLRGPSDKFEGEITGRVGNYDRYGVAGSVSGPLSDTIGVRITGLYDNQSKGFTKVLNANAPRDSLEEYRVVGGRAVVEFKPTDRLTVSVEGIGLGSKSSTSFFPFAPSLNAAINAASQPQSYRAHETYTDVDAKLDSDYYQAIGTINWDLTDEVSLKSITAYQDYHQFMVIDSDGSATAPFRGPTTFVTDTNTFTQEFNLNASLFDDRLKSILGFFYYDDKADINTDLTIFSTGRLRFSTLQKSKSYAVFTDHTFSITPSVRLIAGIRFNHDEKSALQSFFIDRANGTTITGLAPTLTKASFESWTPRLGIQVDLANDVMAYAQYSKGFKSGGFASQVTAVNPYDPEKIKGGEVGIKSDLANGRIRLNVAGYYYDYSDLQVQNVALINGVSVFQVRNAAASRIYGVEAQFQAVLTDGLKFDAAGMVQSAKYTDFTTCNNTAFLGACGTAATSTFVNVKGNWLNRAPNYTVNVGLEYEHEFQSGAKIVLRGESYFSGNVYYDEFATPLLKQGAYSLQNAFVSFSPASDKFTLRAFIKNIADTKYKTSGFFQSSAFQQTGTWGAPRTFGAEATLRF